TTTCTTCTTTTTTTGTAAATGAATATACTTTGGCAGTATAAACATCTTGCTGCATTGTGATTGACTTTTTCTTACGTGCAAAAACTAGAGGGACATTTAAAGCAAGTGCTGTCATTAGCCCAGGTCCGATACCTGAAGATTCTATAGTAACTACCTTTGTTATTTTTTCTTCAGAAAATAATCGCGCAAATTCTTCCCCAATTTCTTTCATTAAAACAGGATCCATTTGATGATTTAAGAAAGCATCCACTTTTAATACATCATTTGCTAAAACGATTCCTTCTTGTTCAATTTTTTTAAGTAATAATTCCATAATGATCCCCCTTAATCTAAAAAAAACTCAAAACATGTACTTCACTGTATAAAATGAGTGAAGTAACACATTTTGAGTCTTTGATTCACTAGAGCTAAATGTCAGATGTGTTACCACTCATAGTCGGTAAATTTACGGTTAACCGGTAGAAACTTGTGAGCCATATCCTCACTATTATACGAGTGAAATTTATAATTTTAATGAAACTATAACATGTTAATAGATCCTGGTCTAGCAATTAATAGGTGTAAATTATTAGTATTATTGGATACTACTTAATACAGTTTACAAATAAACTTAGTGAATTCCTTTATTAAATCCTGGTCATAAACAGTACCACTTTGTTTTTGAATTTTTTTTAAGGCTATTTCAATTGAACATTTTTTTCTATAAGAACGATCATGGGTTAGTGCATCAAAACTATCAATTATTCTAATTACTTTCGAATTAAAGTCAATTTCGTTACTATATAAACCTTCATAGCCAGTCCCATCAATATTTTCGTGATGATAACGTACAGCATTTAAAATATCTTTATGATATGATAAATTTTTTAATAAATCATACCCATAAATTGTGTGATTCTTCATTAGATTCCACTCGAAATCAGTAAGAGGACCTTTTTTTGTAACGATTGAATTTGGTATTTTAAGCTTTCCAATATCATGAACATAACCAATAAAATGTAATTGATTTGATTTATGCAAAGAGAAATCTAAATATCTACTGAATTTATAAGACATTTCACCTACACGCATCCCGTGTAAAAAAGTATCATGATCAAGTTGACTTAATCGTTCAACTAACTCATTTGTGACTAATGTTGACCTTTCTTTTATCATAAAATCACCTTAGAATGATTATTTAATTTATTTTAATAAATGGGAGATATGATTAATATCGCGCTGTGATAGAGTAGAACTAATTACCGCAATTGGAACAATGTCGATATCAATT
This genomic interval from Gottfriedia acidiceleris contains the following:
- a CDS encoding xanthine phosphoribosyltransferase; its protein translation is MELLLKKIEQEGIVLANDVLKVDAFLNHQMDPVLMKEIGEEFARLFSEEKITKVVTIESSGIGPGLMTALALNVPLVFARKKKSITMQQDVYTAKVYSFTKKEENEISVSHKWLDEGDKVLIIDDFLANGQAALGLLSILEQAKAETVGFGIVIEKSFQDGGKILRDRGYRVESLARIQSLKDGQIKYFNEELTV
- a CDS encoding HD-GYP domain-containing protein, with the protein product MIKERSTLVTNELVERLSQLDHDTFLHGMRVGEMSYKFSRYLDFSLHKSNQLHFIGYVHDIGKLKIPNSIVTKKGPLTDFEWNLMKNHTIYGYDLLKNLSYHKDILNAVRYHHENIDGTGYEGLYSNEIDFNSKVIRIIDSFDALTHDRSYRKKCSIEIALKKIQKQSGTVYDQDLIKEFTKFICKLY